TGCTGGTGGTTGCCGATGCGGGTGATCACGCACTTGCTGGGCGTGCCGTTCGAGGATGCGGCCCGGATCAAACACTGGTCGGATGTCTGGGTCGAACCTCTGACATATGGCCTGTCGGAAGAACGCGAACTCGTGGTCGCGCGCGAGGAGATCGCGCTCCAGCGCTACCTTATCGGCCATCTTGAATATAAACGTCTGCATCCGGGTGAGGATGTACTGACCGACATGCTTAACGCCTCCATGCCCGATGGATCGCCCCTCCCGTTGCGCGAAATCGTCGGTCTTGCCGAACATCTCATCGTCGGCGGCCATGAAACCGCCACCAGTGCCCTTGCCGCAGGTATGGCCATTCTCGCGCAAAGGCCGGATATCGTCGCCGAACTGCGCGCGGAACCGGACCTTGTTGAAGGGTTCGTCGAAGAGGTCCTGCGCACGGAATCCCCCAGTCAGGGGTTCTTCCGGCTCGCAGTACAGGATTACGAACTGCGCGGTGTAACCATACCTGCAGGCGCCATGGTCCACCTGCGATTTGCCGCTGCCAATCGCGATCCCGAACAGTTTGACAATCCACACCAGTTCGACATCCGGCGAAAGAATGTGAAGACGCATCTGGCGTTCAGCCAGGGCGTCCATCACTGCATTGGGTCTCCTTATGCGCGGCTGGAACTGTACACCGCGTTTCGCTCACTCATCGATGCGTTTGACGATTTCCACCTGACCCCGGGCAGCGAACCGCTGTCGCATGTCCCGGGCTTGTCGTTGCGCACCTTAACCGGGGTCCCTCTCAGCTATCGCGAACGACAGCCATAAGGAAAAGGCACCATGCAGATCAGTGAACCGCGCGCCACGCTGACAATCGATGCCATTCAGGCCATGCTCAACGCCGCCACGGCCCGAGCGCGGGAACTGTCTGCCAAACTGCACATCGTGATTGTCGATCATGCCGGGAATCTCGCGGGATTTATCAGCTTTCCCGGAACCCCGCGCATCGCTGAAACGACCGCGCGCCGCAAGGCGTTGACGGCAGTCCACATGGGCCAGACGACCGAAGCCTGGGAGAATTATTTAAAATCCATCCCGGCCTCGGAACTGAAAATCATCGATACCATGCCCGACTATATTGCCGCGATCGGCGGGTATCCGATCATCGAAAATGGTCTGGTGCTCGGTGCCATCGGCGTATCCGGCGTCAGTCAGGAAGTCGATGGCGATGTGGCGGAGGCGGCGCTCCGTGCGCTGCATGGGTGATGGCAGCGATAATGGCAGGATCGCCCTTCTCCGCCCTCGATATGCAGGGGAAAGTCGCCCTTGTGACCGGCGCAGGCCGTGGCATCGGGCAGGCGACCGCGATGTTGCTCGCACGGCGCGGCGCGGCGGTCATGGTGGCGGACATCGATGGCACCGCCGCGCAGGCAACGGCACAGGCGATTTCGGCAAACCATGGCAGGGCCGCCCATCTTGCCATCGATATGACTGATGAAGATCAGGTCGCGGACATGATCGATCAGACCGTTCGAATGTTGGGTGGGCTGCACGCCGCGTTCAACAATGCGGGGATTGCCCGTGTGGGCCCGCTGCTCGCCCAGGCCCCTCTGTCGGATTGGCAACAGACCATCGATGTCAATCTCAAGGGCGTGTTTCTCTGTCTGAAATACCAGACCCGGCACATGGCCGAATCCGGCGGCGGGGCTATCGTCAATGCCTCCTCCTGCGCGGCCCTGCTCGGCCAGCAACGCACGGCGGCCTATTGCGCTTCCAAGGCTGGGGTAATCGGCCTCACGCGCGCGGCCATGGCGGAATATGGCCCCAGGCGCATACGGGTAAATGCCATCGCACCCGGTTCGATCGATACGCCGATGTTGCGGCAATCGGTCGGCGACGATGATGGCATTATCGCGGCACTGGGCAAGGATTATCCGCTGGGCCGGATCGGGCATGTGGACGATGTTGCCGAAACCGCCGCGTGGTTGCTGTCCGATGCCGCATCATTTGTCACGGGCATATGCCTTGCGGTCGATGGGGGCTACACATCATCCGGCCCATGGGCGCATAATCCCGACGACGCGCCAGCCTGATCGCACAAAGGAGTACGCTATGCGCCGCGATATTCCCCAAGGATGGCGTATCCTCGAAATCAGCGCGCGTGACGATTACTACGAATACTGGAACGATATTCGTCGGCAATCGCCGGTGCATGATGCCGGGGACGGTCTCTTTGTCGTGAGCGGATGGGAACCGGCCCATGCAGGATTGCGCCATCCGGAGCTTTACGCCGGCAGCGGGGTGGCCGCCGCCTTCGGCTTTGACAGCGCCGTGGAGGCCGTGGTGCGCAACTGGCTGATGTCGCTGAATGGGGATGACCATCGGCGGGCCCGGGCACTGGTGGCGCGCGTCTTCACACTGCGCGCCGTAGCCGCGCTGGAGCATAAAATCCGCGCGATCACGCGCGATATCATGCGAGAATTCGTCCAGCAGGCGCAGCAGGCTCCCGCCAATTTCTCGCGCATCGCGGCGACACGGCTACCCTGCGAAATGATCCGGACGATGTTCGCCATCGATCCCGCCGAATGGACCGCGCAGGTCGAACCCCTGTTTCTGGGTGCAGCGGGGTCGCAGGATCATGCCTTCGCCGCAGTCAGCGGTCTGACCACGTATTTCCATCAGACCATCGGCAATCCCGGCACCTGTGATCCTGACGGGATAATCGCCCTGCTGCGGGCCGCAGGCAGCGATGGCGACAGGTTGAGCGAAGCGGAAGTGATTGCAAACTGTGTGCTGATCGTGACCGCCGCGGTCGATACCACGGCAGGCCTGATCGCCAACGCGCTGGTGCGATTGATCGAGCATCCTGAGATTCTGGCGCGTGTCCGGGCAAACCCCGCGCTAATCCCGGCGGTCATCGAAGAAACGCTGCGGCACTGCCCCTCTGCGCCATCCTCGTCCCGCCATGCCGCCACGACTGTGGAACTCGGTGGTGTCACCATTCCTCAAGGCAGCGATATCTTCTTTTCGATCAGCGCGGCGAACCGTGATCCGGAAAGGTTTGCCCACCCCGACCGTTTCGACATCGACCGCCAGGAAACCGGCGCCCTGACTTTTGGTGGCGGGGCGCATTTCTGTCTGGGCGCGGGTCTCGCCCGCCTTGAGGCGCGAGTGGCGCTGGAAGAGATTCTGGCGATCACCAACACCATCACACTGGCGGAACCGGTGCAATGGCGGACGGACAACCCCGTTGTGCGCGCACCGGCGAACCTGATGATCACCTGTTCATGACCGATCCGGTTCCAACGCAATAACGCGTTGCCAGCCGCAGACCGGGGGGCGAACACCGCAGGTTGCGCAGCCTGGCAACTGGCCCCCCTGCACCGTTCGCGCCGTCCTTCCGCGGCCTCGCGGTTACCTCTTGCGGAAATTGGTCTTCAGGGATTTCAGCGCATAGAACACGAAGCTCGGATGATATTGCATGTCCTGCTCGGGCACGGAAATGTCATACCTGTCAAAGGCGCTGGCAAAAAACGTCGCCAGTTCCAGTCTTGAAAGCATGTGGCCGATACAATGGTGCAACCCCGGCCCGAATGCCATGGATTCGCGATTGTCCCTGTCCGCACGAATTTCGAGGGGGGCGTCGAATACCCTCTCGTCAACGTTGGCGCCAAAATTCATGATCCAGAGAAGATCGCCCTTCTCGATTTGCTGGTCATGCCAAGTGAAACTTTCGGCCGCGAGACGGGTCATCGCTTTCACCGTGCCGGGATAACGAAGCAGTTCGGTCACCACAGGATAGGCCGCTTCGGGATCGCCCCGCACCAGATCCTGAAGATCGGGGCGGCGGCAAAGCTGGACGATCTGCGTCGTCAGCGTGTGCGCGGTGCTTTCCGCCCCGGCCACGATAATCGCGTGGAAGGATGCCAGCAATTCGTCCTGGCTCAGACGGGCCTTCCCATCGCGGGCCTGCACCAACAGAGAAATCAGGTCGTTACCCGGATTCTTCTCTCGATCGGCGATGAGATCGCTGAAGATCGCGTTCATGGTCTTCAGCGTTTCGTCGAGCTTGTACACCAGCGCAGGCGTGACCCGCGCCGCCGCCGTTGTGGCGGTAAAATCGGATACGAGCCCGAACAGGGTATTCCGTTCGGATTCCGGGATACCCAGAAGATGTTGGATGACCAGGGGGGGCAGCATCGCCGAAATGCGTTCGCCAAAATCAATTTCGCCACCATCGCCGACATCATCCAGCAGACGATCGACAATCGACTGGATCAACGGCCCGAGCGAGCGCACGATTGCCGGCGTAAAGGCCTTCATCATCAAGGTCCGCACCCGCATGTGATCGCGGCCATCGAGGCGATTTACGGTCAGCGGGATATATTTGCTGACCGCAGAGACTTTGTCGCGATCCTCCTGCGGAATGTCGCGCAGAATCTGTTCCAGACCGCGCGCGGATGACAGGCGCTTGTCTGCATAGGCTGCTTTCACATCGGCGTGCCGCGTGATGATCCAGCCCCGGTTCCGCTCGCTCCAGAAGACGGGATTGTCCTGCTGGAGCGCCATGAGCGCTGGCCAGGGATTGGCCAGAAATGCCGGATCGGCGAAATCGATGTCGAGATCGGCTGTGTCGCCAGTGATCAATTGAGTCATGGAAAGTAATGTCCTTCGCAGCGTTCAGGCTACCAGCCCGCCGTCGACAACAAGCTCCGCACCCGTCACATATGTCGCCATATCGGACAGAAGAAATGCGGCCGCGTGCGCAATTTCAATGGGCTCAGCCAATCGCTGCATCGGGATTGATGCTTTGGCCCGGGCGAACTGTTCCGCATCCGCATCGATCGATCCTGCGATCATCGGGGTCATCACCAGTCCAGGCAGAATGGTGTTAACCCGCACACCACACGGTGCGAGATCGCGCGCGGCAACACGGCTTATGCCGCGCACCGCCCATTTCGTGCTGACATAAACGATATCCTTGCTGATCGCGGGCGGCATCCCGGTGGCAGAAGCGATATTGACGATCGCCCCCTTTGCCTGGCTGCGCATGTATTCGCCAATGATCTGGACGCCCAGCAGGATACCCAACTGGTTTACCGATACGGTCCGATTGAAATCGGCCGCGTCAGGATCGGATCGCAAGGTTGTATTGCCTTTGACACCTGCGGCAGCAACCAGCCCATCGATAGTGCCAAACGCCGCCTTGCCCGCATCCAGCAGGCGCGCCCACGATGCCGGATCGCGGGTATCGTGCTGCACGAACAGACCACCGGCATCCGCCGCGATTTGCCTACCTTCCTGATCCTGAATGTCCGCAACGATGACCTTGGCCCCGTGCGATGCAAGCAACTGGCAAGTGGCCGCCCCGATGCCGCTTGCTCCACCCGTAACAATGACCGCGCGGTCAGACAGCAATTGCGATGGGATTTGAACCACGGGGCGTGCCTCTCGTTTTTCGTTTTCTCTTGAAACGGATGCAGCCGCCCCCAATAGGGGAGCGGCTGCCCTCCATCACACCATCAGAAGGTGTATGCGGCTTCTACACCGAATACCCGGCCCTTTTGAATAGTCTGGAAGTAGCCGCCCGTCGGAATGATGGCGAGCGAGGCATTGGCCCCCATCCCCCGGTCATCGAGCAGATTGCGCCCATAAACGCTGAGTTTCAGGTTCGGCGCGGCAGCCGGGGAAAAGCCTATCCCGGCCGACAGC
This genomic window from Caenibius tardaugens NBRC 16725 contains:
- a CDS encoding cytochrome P450 → MDITAHSFMDADIQENPFAYYDALLRDAPVYYMPEIGAYVVSKYKDIQFAVMHPEIWSIDMRSLPRANMFRYQSSQDLLAAEGFPRDTRLTTDPPAHNTYRSALREAFSPRRVRAQRAFVQSAVDDLIATMRGKTACDFLREFCWWLPMRVITHLLGVPFEDAARIKHWSDVWVEPLTYGLSEERELVVAREEIALQRYLIGHLEYKRLHPGEDVLTDMLNASMPDGSPLPLREIVGLAEHLIVGGHETATSALAAGMAILAQRPDIVAELRAEPDLVEGFVEEVLRTESPSQGFFRLAVQDYELRGVTIPAGAMVHLRFAAANRDPEQFDNPHQFDIRRKNVKTHLAFSQGVHHCIGSPYARLELYTAFRSLIDAFDDFHLTPGSEPLSHVPGLSLRTLTGVPLSYRERQP
- a CDS encoding GlcG/HbpS family heme-binding protein; the protein is MQISEPRATLTIDAIQAMLNAATARARELSAKLHIVIVDHAGNLAGFISFPGTPRIAETTARRKALTAVHMGQTTEAWENYLKSIPASELKIIDTMPDYIAAIGGYPIIENGLVLGAIGVSGVSQEVDGDVAEAALRALHG
- a CDS encoding SDR family NAD(P)-dependent oxidoreductase, with the translated sequence MAGSPFSALDMQGKVALVTGAGRGIGQATAMLLARRGAAVMVADIDGTAAQATAQAISANHGRAAHLAIDMTDEDQVADMIDQTVRMLGGLHAAFNNAGIARVGPLLAQAPLSDWQQTIDVNLKGVFLCLKYQTRHMAESGGGAIVNASSCAALLGQQRTAAYCASKAGVIGLTRAAMAEYGPRRIRVNAIAPGSIDTPMLRQSVGDDDGIIAALGKDYPLGRIGHVDDVAETAAWLLSDAASFVTGICLAVDGGYTSSGPWAHNPDDAPA
- a CDS encoding cytochrome P450; this translates as MRRDIPQGWRILEISARDDYYEYWNDIRRQSPVHDAGDGLFVVSGWEPAHAGLRHPELYAGSGVAAAFGFDSAVEAVVRNWLMSLNGDDHRRARALVARVFTLRAVAALEHKIRAITRDIMREFVQQAQQAPANFSRIAATRLPCEMIRTMFAIDPAEWTAQVEPLFLGAAGSQDHAFAAVSGLTTYFHQTIGNPGTCDPDGIIALLRAAGSDGDRLSEAEVIANCVLIVTAAVDTTAGLIANALVRLIEHPEILARVRANPALIPAVIEETLRHCPSAPSSSRHAATTVELGGVTIPQGSDIFFSISAANRDPERFAHPDRFDIDRQETGALTFGGGAHFCLGAGLARLEARVALEEILAITNTITLAEPVQWRTDNPVVRAPANLMITCS
- a CDS encoding cytochrome P450; its protein translation is MTQLITGDTADLDIDFADPAFLANPWPALMALQQDNPVFWSERNRGWIITRHADVKAAYADKRLSSARGLEQILRDIPQEDRDKVSAVSKYIPLTVNRLDGRDHMRVRTLMMKAFTPAIVRSLGPLIQSIVDRLLDDVGDGGEIDFGERISAMLPPLVIQHLLGIPESERNTLFGLVSDFTATTAAARVTPALVYKLDETLKTMNAIFSDLIADREKNPGNDLISLLVQARDGKARLSQDELLASFHAIIVAGAESTAHTLTTQIVQLCRRPDLQDLVRGDPEAAYPVVTELLRYPGTVKAMTRLAAESFTWHDQQIEKGDLLWIMNFGANVDERVFDAPLEIRADRDNRESMAFGPGLHHCIGHMLSRLELATFFASAFDRYDISVPEQDMQYHPSFVFYALKSLKTNFRKR
- a CDS encoding SDR family NAD(P)-dependent oxidoreductase; protein product: MVQIPSQLLSDRAVIVTGGASGIGAATCQLLASHGAKVIVADIQDQEGRQIAADAGGLFVQHDTRDPASWARLLDAGKAAFGTIDGLVAAAGVKGNTTLRSDPDAADFNRTVSVNQLGILLGVQIIGEYMRSQAKGAIVNIASATGMPPAISKDIVYVSTKWAVRGISRVAARDLAPCGVRVNTILPGLVMTPMIAGSIDADAEQFARAKASIPMQRLAEPIEIAHAAAFLLSDMATYVTGAELVVDGGLVA